A single Anatilimnocola floriformis DNA region contains:
- a CDS encoding type I restriction-modification system subunit M, translated as MALKKTQLYSSLWQSCDELRGGMDASQYKDYVLTLLFMKYVSDKYAGKKDAVIEVPRGGSFADMVKLKGDKEIGDKINKVIGALAKANDLDFLMPGRAPDFNDEDKLGRGKDMQDKLSKLVAIFDGLDFRANRAEGDDLLGDAYEYLMRHFATESGKSKGQFYTPAEVSRIMAKVIGIEHASKLRDPTAYDPTCGSGSLLIKAADESGASNLAIYGQEMDNATWSLARMNMHLHGHPTADLWRGNTLADPHFKNKDGSLKSFDFAVSNPPFSSKAWSNGLNPANDEFERFEYGMPPIKNGDYAFLLHLIKSLKSKGKGAIILPHGVLFRGNKEADIRRNLIQRGLIKGVIGMPPNLFYGTGIPACIIVIDKEHANARTGIFMIDASKGYIKEGNKNRLRAQDIHKIVDVFNHQRELPNYARMVPVSEIANPANEYNLNIPRYIDSTEQEDLHDLDAHLNGGIPNRDIDGLEAYWKNFPSLRKALFKTNGRKGYSEPRVETQQVKAAILAHEEFQEYSGTITEIVRKWRKAHQPLLKSIKIDDLPKQVIHTLSEDLLARFADVPLLSRYDVYQRLTDYWAEVMQDDVYLIAADGWVEAAQPRAAIDDKERKITETPDLVIGPQKKRKKYKMDLIPPAVIVARYFAAEQAAIDDAQSKLEEATRMLEEFVEEHTGEEGLLEDAVNDKGKATKTNVNARLKAIGDDPEFAEEHKALEMCGKLLDTESLIKKAVKEAQDKLDKQVLAKYAKLSEAEIKALVVEDKWLVSIEAAINDEVQRLTQRLTGRVRDLESRYTKRLPDLEMEAKDFGRKVQTHLTNMGLVWV; from the coding sequence ATGGCTCTAAAGAAGACGCAACTCTATAGCTCGCTCTGGCAAAGCTGCGATGAACTCCGCGGTGGCATGGATGCCTCGCAGTACAAAGACTACGTCCTCACGCTGCTGTTCATGAAATACGTGTCGGACAAATACGCCGGCAAGAAGGACGCCGTGATCGAGGTGCCACGCGGCGGCAGCTTCGCCGACATGGTGAAGCTCAAGGGCGATAAAGAGATTGGCGACAAGATCAACAAGGTCATTGGCGCCCTTGCCAAGGCGAACGATCTGGACTTCCTGATGCCCGGCCGGGCCCCCGACTTCAACGACGAAGATAAGCTCGGCCGCGGCAAGGACATGCAAGATAAGCTGTCGAAGCTGGTCGCAATTTTCGACGGGCTCGACTTTCGCGCCAACCGTGCCGAGGGCGATGATCTACTCGGCGATGCCTATGAATACCTGATGCGTCACTTCGCTACCGAATCGGGCAAAAGCAAGGGGCAGTTCTATACCCCTGCCGAAGTCTCTCGAATTATGGCGAAGGTCATCGGCATCGAACATGCTTCGAAGCTTAGGGACCCAACAGCATACGACCCGACCTGCGGATCGGGGTCCCTGCTTATCAAAGCCGCAGACGAGTCGGGCGCGAGCAACTTGGCGATCTATGGCCAGGAAATGGATAACGCCACATGGTCGCTCGCCAGGATGAACATGCACTTGCATGGCCATCCTACGGCCGATTTGTGGCGCGGCAACACACTTGCTGATCCACACTTCAAGAACAAAGACGGCAGTCTGAAGTCATTCGATTTTGCCGTAAGCAATCCACCTTTCTCATCCAAGGCTTGGTCCAACGGACTCAACCCGGCAAACGATGAGTTCGAACGCTTCGAGTACGGCATGCCGCCAATCAAGAACGGCGACTACGCCTTTCTGCTGCACCTGATCAAGTCGCTCAAGAGCAAGGGCAAAGGTGCGATCATTCTGCCGCACGGCGTGCTGTTCCGCGGCAACAAGGAAGCCGACATTCGCCGCAACCTCATCCAGCGCGGTTTGATCAAGGGCGTCATCGGCATGCCGCCGAACCTGTTTTACGGCACCGGCATCCCGGCCTGCATCATCGTAATCGACAAGGAGCACGCTAACGCCCGCACCGGCATTTTCATGATCGATGCGTCCAAGGGCTACATCAAAGAGGGCAACAAGAACCGCCTCCGCGCCCAGGACATCCATAAGATCGTGGACGTGTTCAACCACCAGCGCGAACTGCCGAACTACGCTCGCATGGTGCCGGTGAGCGAGATCGCCAATCCTGCCAACGAGTACAACCTCAACATTCCCCGCTACATCGACTCGACCGAACAGGAAGACCTGCACGACCTCGATGCCCACCTCAATGGCGGAATCCCCAACCGCGATATCGACGGCCTGGAGGCCTACTGGAAAAACTTCCCCTCGCTCCGCAAGGCGTTGTTTAAGACCAACGGTCGCAAAGGCTACAGCGAGCCTCGCGTCGAAACGCAGCAAGTGAAGGCGGCAATACTCGCTCACGAAGAGTTCCAAGAGTATTCCGGCACGATCACCGAGATTGTTCGCAAGTGGCGGAAAGCCCATCAGCCGTTGCTCAAGAGCATCAAGATCGACGATCTTCCCAAGCAGGTGATTCATACGCTGTCGGAAGATTTGCTCGCACGCTTCGCCGATGTGCCGCTGCTGAGTCGGTACGACGTCTATCAGCGGCTCACGGATTACTGGGCCGAAGTGATGCAGGACGACGTTTACCTCATTGCCGCGGACGGCTGGGTGGAAGCCGCGCAGCCGCGGGCAGCCATTGACGACAAAGAACGGAAGATCACGGAGACGCCTGACTTGGTCATCGGTCCGCAGAAGAAACGCAAGAAGTACAAGATGGATCTAATTCCGCCCGCGGTCATCGTCGCCCGCTACTTTGCGGCGGAGCAGGCGGCGATCGACGACGCTCAATCGAAGCTCGAAGAAGCCACCCGCATGTTGGAAGAGTTCGTCGAAGAGCACACCGGTGAGGAAGGCCTGCTTGAAGACGCCGTTAACGACAAGGGCAAGGCGACCAAGACGAACGTGAACGCTCGGCTCAAGGCGATCGGCGACGATCCGGAGTTCGCTGAGGAACACAAGGCGTTGGAAATGTGCGGCAAGCTGCTCGATACGGAGTCGCTCATCAAAAAGGCGGTCAAGGAAGCACAGGACAAACTCGACAAGCAGGTGCTGGCGAAATACGCAAAGCTCTCGGAAGCCGAGATCAAGGCGTTGGTCGTCGAAGATAAATGGCTCGTCAGCATCGAAGCGGCCATCAACGACGAGGTTCAACGGCTAACGCAGAGGCTTACTGGTCGGGTTCGGGACCTGGAATCGCGCTATACCAAACGGCTGCCCGATTTAGAAATGGAGGCCAAAGACTTCGGTCGGAAAGTTCAGACCCACCTAACGAATATGGGATTGGTGTGGGTATGA